The DNA sequence GACATCCTAATACATCTGTTCTCTGTACAAACTGTACCTTGGTCCTAATCTGTTTGCTCTCTAACTggtctttcctgcttcttcctgatGGGTTGGGCATTGCACATATAAACATCAAATAAAACGAAACCTTTAGAAAGTTgtacttttttaaatatttatttatttattatggatacaatattctgtctgtgtatatgcctgcaggccagaaaaggacaccagacctcattacagatggttgtgagccccttgaactcaggacctttgttttgtttttttttaaataattttttcttaaatttatttattatgtatacaatgttctctcTCCgtttatgcctgcaggctagaagagggcaccagaccccattacagatggctgtgagccaccatgtggttgctgggaattgaactcaggacctttgaaagagcaggcaatgctcttaaccgctgagccatctctccagcccccgaactcaggacctttggaagagcaggcaatgctcttaacctccgagccatctctccagccccgtacttttttattttttattttattttattttgctctggttgtactggaacttgctctgcagagtGGGTGattgatctgcctgcctttccctattgagtactgggattaaaggtgtatgccactaccacccagctaattaaaattttttttaaagatgtatggTGGggtgtcttgagacagggtttctctatgtagccctggctgtcctggaactcactctgtagaccaggctggccttgaactcatagagttccacctgctgctgcctccccagtgttgggattaaaggtgtgcgccaccactgcccggctaaagatttatttttatgtttgtgtcttttgcctgcatgtatatttgcaCCATGTGCTTGCAGTGCCCATGATagtcagaagaggaagtcagatcctTTATAACTGGACTACAGATGGTTCATTAttgacacaggtgctgggaaccgaacctgggtcctctgctagagaAAGAACTCTTTCTTTGGATTGTTGGGGTGtgctgtagcacaaataataaaaaaaaaaccaaaacccagagacagatattggggatcaagatgaagatcagaaaagcaaaactgctaAGCCTTGGAGAAGTCTTAacttctaccaaggctgggcaaggctacagactgaatcctgaacctgtctcctcccgtttcatattcccctttagtgctgggattaaaggtatgtgactccTTCGTACTGAgataaagttgtgagccaccaccacctggatatgtttctgcattgatcttgtgtaccCTGGGTGACCTTAatcaagagatccatctgcctctgtctcccaaatcctgggattaaaggtgtgtgacaccactgcctggcctctgtggcttagttttaccctctgatcttcaggcaagctttatttattaagacataaatactgcagtcctgacccagtcacagaagaagcaagatgtgactgcctcactgaataaggtacccagccatgtggctaacatagacaagaatgatgggctaatataagttataagagttaataagaccgggcggtggtggcacacgcctttaatcccagcactcgggaggcagaggcaggcggatctttgtaagttcgagaccagcctggtctacagagctagttccaggacaggctccaaaaccacagagaaaccctgtctcgaaaaaaaaaagagttaataagaagcctgagctaatgggccaatcagtttaatgtagacctctgtgtgatttctttgggacttagcaATTGCAGGAACAAGGCAGGatagaaaactcagtcaacaaatggcgcccacgtggacaactgtatctacataaagcctgagagaacttgggaagtaattctagacagaaaagaatagagttaagcatgacttattaatagcagcatttttttcaaatgggctctgcttgctagaggcaagtgctctcatttaagagaagcttcctgattcagctttagatgtaaaaccttgcagctcttttaagaggtcctgccacaaaacacttaaatggtgttgatgaaaagctgactgcatgccttttggttttcagctgtagtaGGAAAAAAGCTggattgttttaaaatgccagctttctgggccatcctgccagtgcaaactctgactctttcagagaGGAGGTccggctacagagcatttgagtgtggtttgtgagcaaactgctgaagcttgcttgctggcagggaccttgaaatgccataaagCTGTGGCAATTTATATGGCTACAGCCAATACCTCTGCCAtaaggctggaatctcagaaagctaaagaatgggccatcaaagccacagctttaatcctagccatattgcctagcaaattaaagactcatgtggtcagaaaaagagtatacaataggggctggagagatggctcagtggttaagagcattgcctactcatccaaaggtcctgagttcaattcccagcaacaacatggtagctcacaaccatctgtaatgaggtctggtgccctcttctggcctgcaggcatacacacagacagaacattgtatacataataaatagatatttaaaaaaaaaaagagtatacaatagggctggagagatggctcagcagttaagagcattgcctgctcttccaaaggtcctgagttcaattcccagcaacaacatggaagctcacaaccatctgtaatgaggtctggtgccctcttctggcctgcaggcatgcatacagacagaacattgtatacatagtaaataaataaattttaaaaaaaaagtatacaataaagagagattcaaagacgaagaaaacctctaaatggttttcagtgtgttaaaaatatatgcaagctaaaggttaaagtccttaaaaataaaaaagaaagagagtagttgggtgtggtggcacacacctttaatcccagcactcaggaggcagaggcaaacagacctctgtgagttcaaggcgtggtggcacacacctttaatcccaggcttttctgtttcttcagaggCGGCTCTGAGCGAAGTGGGCGAGTGTGAGGTAACAGCGTTTCTCCTTTGATTTGTGCACTCGCTGCCTGTTGCACCCATGTTTTATTTCCTAGGATGGTCGTGGTGaactcttgggctggagagggactCAGAGAATGCATACTAGTACTAGTGTCTGCTACTATGGGAAAAGTGCTTTTAAATACAATGTCAGGATTGGGAACTCATCTTCAGGTTTTCTGTGCAAGTCTTCCTGGAGCCATCAAGAGGATGTCTGTGATGTTGCATACAGATGTGGGAGATATCAAAATAGAAGTCTTCTGTGAGAGGACACCTAAGACATGTAAGAATTTCTTGGCTCTTTGTGCCAATAATTACTACAACGGCTGTGTATTTCATAGGAACATCAAGGGTTTCATGGTTCAGATAGGAGACCCAACAGGCACTGGATGGGGAGGCAGCAGTATCTGGGGCAGGAAGTTTGAGGACAAGTACAGCGAGTATCTGAAGCACAATGTTAGAGGTGTTGTATCTATGGCTAATAATGGCCCAAATACCAACGGATCTCAGTTCTTCATCACCTACAGCAAGCAGCTGCATCTGGACATGAGGTACACAGTGTTTGGAAAGGTCACAGATGGTCTGGAGACTTTGGATGAACTGGAGAAGTTACCAGTGAATGAGAAGACATACAGACCTCGTAATGATGTGCACATCAAGGGCATGACTATCCATGCCACCCATTTGCTCAGTAGCTAGACAGACACTTGGCAAGCTCGTCACTGGAACACGCCCATTGTTCTTTATCCAGTTCTGATTATGTCAGAGATGGAGGTCCTTCTGGTATTTACAGTAATGACATCTGTCGGGGAGGCCCATAGTGTTCGCCCCCCAGTTGTGAGCATATTCTGTACCAGTACTGCTATTCAGTGTTTAAATACAAAGCAAtgccttattaaaaaaaaaaaaaagaagaagcctgagctaatgggccaatcagtttataactaaaaaaagaaaaaaaggcataaaTATCATATAGTGTGTTTTTGTAATGTAGAAGCTTATAAAATATATGGCAGGTACGGAGGGAGATGCAGGGTGTAATCTCACACCTGAGGAGCATAGGCAGAAAGGTCAGCTGGGCCCACACAGctaagtgagaccctgcctcaaaaactaagtaacaaaaagaaacatatgGTTCATGGTAAGCAAAGTTCTAAAAGGAATGGGGGCAGGAATCTCTCCTTTtggtgaggctttttttttttttttgttttNNNNNNNNNNNNNNNNNNNNNNNNNNNNNNNNNNNNNNNNNNNNNNNNNNNNNNNNNNNNNNNNNNNNNNNNNNNNNNNNNNNNNNNNNNNNNNNNNNNNNNNNNNNNNNNNNNNNNNNNNNNNNNNNNNNNNNNNNNNNNNNNNNNNNNNNNNNNNNNNNNNNNNNNNNNNNNNNNNNNNNNNNNNNNNNNNNNNNNNNNNNNNNNNNNNNNNNNNNNNNNNNNNNNNNNNNNNNNNNNNNNNNNNNNNNNNNNNNNNNNNNNNNNNNNNNNNNNNNNNNNNNNNNNNNNNNNNNNNNNNNNNNNNNNNNNNNNNNNNNNNNNNNNNNNNNNNNNNNNNNNNNNNNNNNNNNNNNNNNNNNNNNNNNNNNNNNNNNNNNNNNNNNNNNNNNNNNNNNNNNNNNNNNNNNNNNNNNNNNNNNNNNNNNNNNNNNNNNNNNNNNNNNNNNNNNNNNNNNNNNNNNNNNNNNNNNNNNNNNNNNNNNNNNNNNNNNNNGGTGggcacacatgccatggtgcacatgtggtgAGGGGGAGaacacatgccatggtgcacatgtggggGGTGGGCACACATGACATGGTGCATATGTGGCCAGAAGATTTGAGGTCAGTTCTCGCACCCACCATGCGGGTCtccaggatcaaattcaggtcatcaggcttggccgaAGCTATCTCACCTCCCTTGAGTACACTCTTCTTTCAAGTCCTCTTTCTATCTCTGCAAGAGCTATACACAGATTGAGAGGCACTAAGTAGCAGGGTTCAAGATTCTACTCTTCCATGTTGGCTTTATCACGTGATCTGCTTTACCACATGCTAGTCAACAACCCTTCCTTTATGATCTAGCACTCTTCCATATTGCTGCATTAGTCCTACGCGATAAGGGCCTGCCTTCCCTGGTCCAGACAAATGGCCCCATTCCTTAGACGTAGTAATTGCTCACTTGCCCAGAATGCTTTTTTTCAAGGGGTCTGTATAATGCTAGTAGAGACTGTCTCAGAGGTAGCATGCATGTTTACTTATAGTGTGCACAAGGCCCTTCACCAAAGGTAAGCAAATAAGCCacgcagtggtggggcacacctttaatcccaacacttgggaggcaaaggcaggcagatctctgagttctaggtcaccctggtctacagagctagtttcaggacagctaggaaggactgttgcacagagaaaccctgtctcgaaaaccaaagaGTTAAGCAAATCAACAAATTCTGGAACAGCTTTTCTCTGAGATGCTACAGCCCTATAATACTGATAAACCTGAGTCTCTCAATCCATGGATGATGACAACTGAGTTCCAGCACCCAGGTGtagtggtttgaaggagaatggccctTACAGACAGGTATATTTGAGTCCTTGATCCCCCAACTagtgaactgtttggaaaggattaggaggtgtggcgtCACTGGGGTGGCTCTCTGCCTTGTGCCTGTGGACCCCATGTTGCCATGCCTGTCGGCCTGCTGCTATACGCCCCACCACGtatggactcaccctctggaactgtaaggcCCAAATGAACTCTCCTCTGAGTTGCCTTGccgtcttcacagcaatagaaaagataCTGGCAGTcttggtggcgcactcctttaaccccagcacttgggaggcagaggcaagaggatctctgtgagttcaaagttagcctggtctatagagtttcaggacagccaaggctgcatagagaccctgccttaaacaacaacaaaggtaaAGCAActgaagtaactaagacaccaggctATGATTAGAAAACTGGAAGTCAAGGCTCTACCTCCAATCCAaacattcttttttcattttcttttttttgagagagtctctctgtatagccacggctgtcctcaaactcacagagatccgcttttctctgcctcccaaatgctgagattaaaggtgtgcaccatcacacccagctccaAACTTTATTTGGCTACACAAAAACACTAAGACACAAACATGTCAAAATATTTAATCTCTGTAATGAGCCTCAGCCTCACACTGCCACTTATCCGACAGCCTCCACAAACTGTCAGAAGGGCACAAGCCAGGAGGACCGCAGACACCACGGCACTTTAGTCCAGCAGGTTTGAGAGCCATCGTGGCCCTAGCTCTTGCCGTGGATGGTGTGCAGGGGAGGTCTTTCCATCACATGCCTCAAGCCTGCTGCTCAGGAGGAAAGGCTGAACTCTACAGGACTCCCGATGTCTTCTGTTCTTCTGCAGCCTGGCGCCGGGCACTGCGCAGCTGGAAATACCGGTAGGCTCGGACACTGCAGAGGTAACCCCCGTATACAGTGAGCAGCAtcatggaggcagagaaggtCTTGTAGCCAATGTCAGCTAACTGCTTGGCAGTTGGCATGTCTTCTCCTACAAAAAAACAGACTGGAGTTGgtctccaggacaggcctcatcTCCCTCCTTAGAGCCATTCTTTATCGTCTACATCATTACTTCATTGACACAGCCTGTGGCAGTGACCCCGCGTGGAGCTCTGGACTTAGAGGGTGAATAGAGGCTGCACGTGAGGTAGACAGAAGGCCGGGAGCAGGTGCATCTGAATGCCGTCACAGGCAGCCCCAGCCCTCCTTGTCTGTGCTTTAAAAAACGATTAGCCCACCCAGactgtgctgggaatcaaacccaggtcctcgagaagagcagcaagtgctcttaactgctgagccatctctccagcttagaACATTTTAATCAGACTGCTTAATTGTGGTAGTCAGATTCTACCCTCATGTTAGGACCCGAAGGTAGATTCAAGCATGAGGGGAGAGGGTGGGTCCTAGTCTGTTTAGTGATACTGAAAatatctcctttttctgtttttcactatTAATCTGGCtttttcagtttcctgagacTTATTAGGACTTTCAGGACACAGGCTCCGGCCTCCGGGGCAGTCGGTTAGGACCACCTGATAAACAGGTCCAAGGTTGAAGTCAATTTAGTGCAGTGAACTAGGAGAGGGGCTCTAGGCCTTAGGTAAACACTGGGCTCCAGCAGGCTTTAAATCCTGCAAGATCCACGTGTCTAGTATTCTTCCAGGTCAGAGAAAAACTGGTCACAGCCGCCTCACcccaaagataaaaattaaaatttttagaatttaGATGGTGGGGTTACAAGAATGGGAAGgtaacaaaatcaagaaaattctAGGTGTTTGCGCTTTTTCGAGACAGTCTTGCTCTGCAGCCTTGGCTAGCTGCACAATCCTCCTTTCCCTGCCCACTTAGTGCTGGAATCACGGGGTACCAGTCACCTAGCCATGCTGACATGCTGGCTCCATCTTGTTCACTGATAAGGATCTGAGTATGTTCTAAAAtgggatggagctcagttgggagagtacTTGCCTATTACGCACAAAGCCgggagttcaatcccagcactgaattCAATGGAggaaatcccagcacccaggatgtgaggcaggaggatcctaaattcaagatcagccttagCTACTTAATGAATCCCAGGCCAgtatgggctacatgagaccctacccAAAAAAGTGGGGAGGGGCTGCTACAAACAGAAGCAAATCCAGGATAAACCCAGGAAAACTGAAATTAGAAGCTCAGGTACAAGGGTCAGCTTTGGAAATAAGAGAAACTTTTGAGATTGGTAAAACATTTCGTAGGACATCTGATgtgcattctattttttttttttttttttNNNNNNNNNNNNNNNNNNNNNNNNNNNNNNNNNNNNNNNNNNNNNNNNNNNNNNNNNNNNNNNNNNNNNNNNNNNNNNNNNNNNNNNNNNNNNNNNNNNNNNNNNNNNNNNNNNNNNNNNNNNNNNNNNNNNNNNNNNNNNNNNNNNNNNNNNNNNNNNNNNNNNNNNNNNNNNNNNNNNNNNNNNNNNNNNNNNNNNNNNNNNNNNNNNNNNN is a window from the Microtus ochrogaster isolate Prairie Vole_2 chromosome 15, MicOch1.0, whole genome shotgun sequence genome containing:
- the LOC101989958 gene encoding cytochrome c oxidase assembly protein COX14, whose translation is MPTAKQLADIGYKTFSASMMLLTVYGGYLCSVRAYRYFQLRSARRQAAEEQKTSGVL